From Thalassospiraceae bacterium LMO-JJ14:
TGGTGCACATGCCCGTCATCGGACGTCTCGCGCGACCAGCCGACGCCGGTGTCCAGCCATACGGTGGTCATGCCGAGGCCCGCAGCCGGGACGAGATTCTTCGCCATGTCCTCGACCATGACGGCTTCGGTGGGATCGATATCGAAGCGCCGGCAGAAAGCATCATAGGTATCGGGGGCCGGTTTCGGCACATATCCAGCATCGATGATGTCGAAACAGCCCTCAAAATGATGGGCGATGCCGATGTGGCGGGTGATGTTCTCGGCGTGCGCGGTCGAGCCGTTGGTAAAGATCACCTTGCGGCCGGGAAGCTTTTCGAGGGCCTCTATCAGAGCCGGATCGGCGGAAATCGGCGCCAGATCGATGTTATGGACATATTCCAGAAAAACATTCGGGTCGACGTCATGGCGCGTCATCAAACCCCGCATGGTGGTGCCGAATTCGTGGAAATACTGTTTTTGCAGCAAGCGTGCTTCATCCTTCGGCAGCCCCAGGAGACTGCTGACGAAGTCTGTCATGTTCCAGTCGACCTGATCGAAAAGGCGCGAAGATGCCGGGTACAGGGTATTGTCGAGGTCAAACACCCATACACTTGCGGCCAACAGCTCATCGGGCTGCAAGCGGACGGTATTCGGGGTGTTTTCGGGATCAGCGGTGTTATTGTCTGTTTTCATGACAGGTTTACTTAACGTTGGCGGTGTACGAGAGGCAAGACGGAAAAGAAAACCTTGGAAAATCGCGGGTTGGCACCATTGCAAAGCATCTTCTAGTATGAACACAGGGAGACAACATTGATCGGGCAAATTGATGGCCAATGAGGCATCTGCTCCGGCTGAAGCAGCCCGGGCGAGTGACAGCGACGTTAAGCTTGTCGCCGGATATCCGGGGCCTGCGCTTTTGCTTGATGGCGCCGGAAAGACATTGCTTGCCAATGCCAAAGGTACAGGGCTTGAGAAAGCTCTTGCCGGCGGGGCTGTTGCCGATATTGAAACGCTGGTCGCCACAGCACTGGAAAGCGCCAGTATTGCCAATGCGACACTTGCCATCGCCACCAGCCGTGGCGAACTGGTGCTCGACGTCACTGCCGTGCCGATACTGAAAGCGGACGGCACGGTTGATAAGACACTGCTTCTGGCCCGCGATCTGACCATGGAGCGCAACCTGCGCACGACACTGGTAGAATCCCGCCAGCGCTATAAGGACCTCGTCGAGATTTCCAGCGACTTCTCATGGGAGGTAGACGCCCAGGGCAAGCTTATCTTTGTCTCGCCGCAAGGCGCTCTTGGCTACAAGCCCGACGAGTTGGTCGGACATGAAGCCCGCGGGTTCGTTATTGATGCAGATGAATACACGCCGTTTCCCTTTACCACGACGCGCAAACTTGAAAACGTGGAAATGTGGATGATCAACAAGGATGGATCGACGGCATGTGTCGTTGTTTCTGCCCTGCCCCTGGTTAAGAACGACGACGACAGCGAAACATGGATTGGCTGCCGCGGCAATTGCCGCGATGTAACCGAAGAGCGCGAGAGCGAGGCAGCCCTGGCGCGTGCACGTCATCGCGAGCAATTACTGAACTATATTGTTTCGCAGATTCGCGACGAAATCGAGCCACACGATATGTTGATGGCGGCGGCAACAGCCTCGGCAAGGGCGCTCGGCGCGGCTGGATCGCGCATCTTTCGCGAAGATGTCGAGCGCGAAGCTTTCTCTGTCGCGGCTGAATACGGCAACGTCGAAGGCGTGGAAGAGTTAAGTCAGAAGATTGCAGGGCTCAAGGCCGGCGAGGTCATCGCCGTTGATACCGCCAACTGGGCGGCATTGCTGGCGACCACGCAATATCGCGGCGATGTCAATGGTGCCCTAGCCATGTGGAAGCCAAAAAAGGCAGGGGCATGGGATGACGATCACCGGCTGATGCTGACCGATGTTGCTAACCAACTTGGCATTGCCAGTGAGCAAATCGCCAATCATGAACGGATCGTCAAATTGTCCAGAACGGATGGCATGACAGGGCTGTTGAACCGCCGGGCATTTTACGATGAAGAACTGCCGCGCCGCATCGCGCGTCTGGCACGGAGCGGGCAAACGGCATCGATGTTTTATGTCGATATGGATAACTTCAAACGCGTCAACGATGTGCACGGCCACCAGGCGGGAGACGATGCCATTCTTTTCCTGCGCGACATGTTGATCAATTTTTCGCGCCCCGGCGATCTGGTCGCCAGACTAGGCGGTGACGAGTTCGGGATGTGGCTGGACGGCATCGACGAGGAAACGAGCGAAAAGCGTGCCGGCCAGTTGATTCAGACCAGCAAACAGATGGTTTCGATGTCGGGGGACGAGGATCATCCGCTTGGGATTTCCATTGGCGTTGCCTTTTTCGATCCGGCGTCGGGAGAATCGCTTGATGACCTCCTTGCGCGCTCCGACGCAGCAATGTATTCCGTTAAAAAAAGAAGCAAGGGGGGCTTCGAGATGGCGCCGCCGCCAGGGACGCCGCTTGAATTGCCTGAGTAGATAACTCACGGCGGTGATATAAACGTCACTGTTGATTGGGAATGTGTGGGATGACCGGGATTCTCGGTGAGGGCACTATTACCTACGAACGGGCCAAGGAGCTCGCACGTAGTGACGACCCTGCCGTGCGCGCCGCGCTGGCGGAACGTGCCGACCTGTCCCCCGAACTGCTGTACTATTTAGCTGAAGATAAGTCCGTATATGTACGCAGGGCCGTTGCTGTTAACGAATCGGCTCCCCGCCAAACCGACATGCTGCTGGCTCAGGATGAGGATGAGGATGTTCGAGGGGGGTTGGCCCGTAAAATAGCTCAGGTCGCCCCGGATCTCAGCCAAGAGGCGTCAGAGAAGGTCCAGGAACAGACCTACCAGGCTCTGGAGATGCTTGCGAGCGACCAGATTACCAAGGTCAGAGCGATCCTGTCGCAGGCGTTGAAGGATGTCGTCGATGCGCCGACCGACATTATTCGAACGCTTGCAAATGACATCGAAATCGAGGTTTCCGCACCGGTTCTTGAATATTCACCGGTCCTGACGGATGCGGATCTGATTGAGATCATCGAAAGTGGCCCCGCGCCGGGCGGTGTCGCTGCTATTGCTCGCCGTGGCGCGGTTTCCGAGAATTTGGCCGACGCCATCATCGAAACGGATGATATCGAAGGCATTGCCGAGCTGTTGGATAACGGTTCGGCGCAAATACGCGAAGAGGCGCTTGATGATTTGATTGAAAGGTCTGAAAGGCAAGAACTCTGGCAACCGCCTTTGGTTGCACGCAAACACCTTCCCGAAGGAGCCGCCCAGCGAATGGCAGGCTTTATTGCCGAGAATCTGCTGCTTGAACTGTCAAAACGAACTGACCTGGACGAATCAACCATGGCTGCCGTCAGTGACATCGTGCGTGATCGTCTGGGTGGAGATGCTGAGCAAGACAAGAAAACCCTCGCTGCCGGATTTGATTTTCTTAAGGTCGATCCGCCTTTGGACACTGCCCAGCGTCTGCATGGCGCAGGAAAACTGCAAGACAAGGTTGTTGTGAAGGCGCTTCAGGCAGGCGATCATGCATTCGTTTTTGCTGCCCTGATCGTCAGGGCGGGCGTCGACCTGGCCCTTGCCCGCAAGATTTTCATAGAAAAAAATCCTGCAGGAATTGTTGCGTTGATTGGCAAAGCGAAAATGCCTGCTTCAATCATCGTGATGGTACAACAGCAAATGGGGCGGATTGCACCATCTCATATTATCGAACCCGAGGACGATTTAACTTTCCCGATGTCCGATGAGGATATTGACTGGAATATCGAATTTTTCTCGAATATGGCCGAACGTGCCTGAATCCGGCTGATCTCCACGATATTCCCGTAAATCTTCAGCGGATTATTTCACGGTTTCGGCGGACCATTATTGCTATGGCCGAAACAGGGCTGTATTCGGAACAGGCACCTTGAATTTTCAAAGCGCTGACGATTTATGACCCTATCTTATGAAGATGCAAAATCGGTCGCCCATGATGGCGATGATGAGGCACGCGAGACGCTCGCTGGTCGTGACGATATTGCGCCTGAACTGCTTTACTATCTGGCAAGCGACAAGCAGCCTTCCGTCCGCCGGGCGATTGCCGCAAATCCCTCGGCGCCTATGCATGCGGATATCCTGTTGGCGCGTGACGATGAAGAGAGTGTGCGTGCCGTATTAGCCGAAAAAGTAGCGGGGATGGCTTCCGGCGATGCACATGACAATAAGCGGCTGGAGGAACTGGCCCACGAGGCGATGCAGTTGCTGGCAAAGGACCAGACCGTCAGGGTCAGACAGATATTGTCCGAAGCATTACGCGAAGTCGCGGATGCCCCCGCCGATGTCATCCGCCGCCTGGCTTGGGATGTCGAAACGGTGGTTGCGGCGCCGGTGCTGAGATCGTCTCCGGTCCTGAATGATGAAGACCTGATTGAAATTATTCTGGCGAAACCCTCGCCTGGCACGGTTTCGGCAGTATCTTTACGCAGCGGCGTATCCGGCAATGTCAGTGACGCTATTGTCGAAAGTGAGGATATCGAAGCCATTGCCATGCTCTTAGGCAATCCAAGCGCGCAAATCCGTGAAGAGACACTGGACCGTTTAATCAATGACGCCGGGAAAATCGATCTGTGGCAAATGCCGCTTGCGATGCGCCCGAAGTTACCGTCGAAAGCGGCTGTGAAGATTGCCCAGGTGGTGGCGGAAGATGTCTTGAGACGAATGCAGGCACGCAAGGACCTCTCAAAAGAAGCGACGAAAGCGGTGCGTGACATTGTCTTGAAGAGACTAGGCGACGGCATTGCCCTGTTACCCGAGGATGACGGCAAAAAGCTGTATGGCGCCGGCGGCATGCAGCCGGATGATGCTAGCATTTTTGATCGCGCTACGCACGAATGGGCTGCCGGAACTTTGGACGAGACGGCCCTTGTTCGGGAATTGACAAAGGGCGATATGAATTTTGCCAAGGCCATTCTGTCTGTAATGGCGGATGTACCGTACCGTTCGGTCAGGCGGCTCGAGGCTACGCATAACGTCAAGGGATGCGTGGCTTTATCCTGGGGCGCAGGCCTCAGCGCCAAGACGGCAGAAATCGTTCAGGAGAAACTTGGCCAGGTGAAGGCTGAGGATGTCTTGCGCGAAGATGGCGGCAACTATCCAATGACAGACAAGGATATGGCCTGGCAACTGGAATTGCTTCGCAAAGTATAACGGTTATCCGCGCGAGATCAGTGTGCCGGCGCCACCGGCTGTGAACAATTCAACCAATACCGTGTGCGCAACACGACCGTCGATGATCGCCGCGCCGTCGACGCCACCCTGTATGGCTTCGATGCAGGTTTCGATCTTTGGGATCATGCCTCCCGTGATAACGCCGTTTTCAATGGCCTCCCGTGCTTCGGAGACCTTGAGTTCGGAAATAAGGTTCTTATCCTGATCGAGTACGCCTGCGACATCGGTCAGCATGTACATGCGAGATGCCTGCGTCGCCGCGGCAATGGCACCGGCAGCGGTATCAGCGTTGATGTTCAGCGTCTCGCCGTCGGGGCCGATGCCGATGGGGGCGATCACCGGAATAATATCGCTGCCTTCGAAGGATTCCAGTACGAAAGGCGAAATTAACTTTGGTTGACCGACCAGCCCAAGATCAATCACACGCTCGATGTTGCTGTCCGGATCGCGCTTCGTGCGGGTCAGCCGCTCGGCACGGATCAGATTGCCGTCTTTGCCGGACAGGCCGATCGCGGTGCCGCCGGCATTGTTGATGGCAGCGACGATCTGTTTGTTGATCGAGCCGGACAGAACCATTTCGACAACGTCGATGGTTGCCTGATCGGTGACGCGTAGCCCGTCGACGAATTCAGATTTGATCTGCAGCTTTTCAAGCATGGCGCCGATCTGCGGGCCGCCGCCATGTACGACAATGGGGCGGATGCCGACTTGGCGCAGCAAAACCATGTCGCGTGCAAACAGGTCGAACAACTGTTGATCACCCATGGCATTGCCACCGAACTTAACCACGACGGTACGTCCGCTAAAGCGCCGCATATACGGAAGTGCCTCGGAGAGAACGGAAGCTTTGGCGAGGTTATTTTCGCGATTTTCGTCGTGTGTTTTGCTCATGACGGGAAACCAACTCAAGTTTTAAGAAACGTGAACTCTTTGCATAGTCCAAGCACCGTTACTCGGCAAGGCTCGCCAGCTCAGCACGCAATTCGGGGATGCCGGCGTTTTCGCGTGAACTGGTACGCATAATGTCCGGATGCGCCGCGCCATGCTTGGCCAGTTCTGCAGATGTCGCCTCGACAAGACGGCCCAGCGGACCCGGTTTTACCTTGTCGCATTTGGTCAGCACGATCTGATAGTTCTGCGCCGCCTGATCCATCATTTTCATGGCCGTACGGTCACTGTCCTTGAGCCCGTGTCTGGCATCGATCAACAGACAGCAACGGCGCAATTGCACGCGGCCTCGTAGGTAATCCTCGATCAGCCGAGTCCAGCCGTCGATTTCCGACTTCGCTGCCCGGGCATATCCGTAGCCGGGCAAATCGGCGAGCATAAGATGGCCGCTGACATCGAAGAAATTGACTTCCCGGGTGCGGCCCGGGGTGTTTGAAGTGCGGGCCATTTTCTTGTGCCCGATGAGTGCGTTCAGAAGGCTGGATTTGCCGACATTGGAGCGTCCGGCAAAAGCGATTTCCGGAACATTGCCGGTTGGAATTTGAGACATTTCCTTGGCGCCAAGCACAAACGAAACCTCGCCGGCGAACAGCAGTCTGCCGGCTTCGATCTCGGATGGTTCGTAGCTGCGGGGGCTCATGTCGGTCCCCTCCGGTCCCGGGTGTGATCTACCCTGATCAGATGAAATCAGTTCAGGGCATCCTTTGCGTTAATACCCATGCGTCGCATGATAATCCACTGCTGAATGATCGACAGGGTATTGTTCCATGCCCAGTAAATAACCAGCCCGGCCGGGAATTTCGCCAGTAGGAACATGAAGAACAGCGGCATGAACAGGAAAATCTTGGCCTGGATCGGGTCCGCCGGCTGCGGGTTCAGGCGCTGCTGAATGAACATCGATGCCCCCATGATCAATGGCCATACGCCGAGATGCATGAAGTCGGGGGGGGACCACTGAATCAAATCGAACAGGGTGAAAAGATTGGTCGGATCGGGTGCCGAAAGATCGTGCACCCAGCCGAAGAATGGCGCATGGCGCATTTCGATGGTGACGAACAGCACCTTGTAGAGTGCGAAGAAGACCGGAATCTGCAGCAAAATCGGCAAACAGCCGGAAGCCGGATTGACCTTTTCACGCTTGTACAGCCCCATCATTTCCTGGTTCAGCTTGACCTTGTCTTCGGCAAACCGCTCACGCAACTTGACCATCTGCGGCTGCAGTTTCTTCATCTTGCTCATCGATACATACGATTTGTTGGCAAGCGGGAAGAACAGCACCTTGATGACGACGGTCAGCAGCAGGATAGAAATTCCCAGGTTGCCGACAATGCCGTGAATCCACAGCAACGCCAGGAAGATCGGTTTGGTCAGAAAGTAGAACCAGCCGAAATCGATGGCCAGGTCAAAATTGATGATGTTGTAGCGTTCGGCATAATTATCGAGAAGGGTAACTTCCTTGGCGCCGGCGAACATATTAGACTGACTGGCGGCGTTGCCACCTGCAGGAACGACCACGGCGGCACCCAGGTAGTCCGATTGATATATATCGACGACACCTTCCTTGCGGTGCAGGAAGCGTGTCTGGACCTTGTCCTTCTGATTGGGGATCAAGGTTGTCAGCCAGTATTTGTCGGTAATGCCGATCCAGCCACCTGTGGTCTCGGCAGAGATACCGGCGGGCTCATCCTTGAGATCATCGTAGTCGATTTCTTTTAACGCACCGTCAACGACGCCGAGCAGGCCTTCATGAAGAATGTAGAAACCGGTTGTTTTTGGCGTGCCGTAACGGCTGAGCAGCCCATAGGGATAGAGAGTCAATGCTTGCGAAGTGTTGTTTTCGATACTTTGCTCGATCGAGAACATATAGTTTTCGTCGATGCTGATCTTACGCTTGAAGACAAGGCCCTTACCGTTGTCCCAACTCA
This genomic window contains:
- a CDS encoding pyrimidine 5'-nucleotidase; this translates as MKTDNNTADPENTPNTVRLQPDELLAASVWVFDLDNTLYPASSRLFDQVDWNMTDFVSSLLGLPKDEARLLQKQYFHEFGTTMRGLMTRHDVDPNVFLEYVHNIDLAPISADPALIEALEKLPGRKVIFTNGSTAHAENITRHIGIAHHFEGCFDIIDAGYVPKPAPDTYDAFCRRFDIDPTEAVMVEDMAKNLVPAAGLGMTTVWLDTGVGWSRETSDDGHVHHRIDDLADWLTGITQ
- a CDS encoding DUF2336 domain-containing protein, yielding MTGILGEGTITYERAKELARSDDPAVRAALAERADLSPELLYYLAEDKSVYVRRAVAVNESAPRQTDMLLAQDEDEDVRGGLARKIAQVAPDLSQEASEKVQEQTYQALEMLASDQITKVRAILSQALKDVVDAPTDIIRTLANDIEIEVSAPVLEYSPVLTDADLIEIIESGPAPGGVAAIARRGAVSENLADAIIETDDIEGIAELLDNGSAQIREEALDDLIERSERQELWQPPLVARKHLPEGAAQRMAGFIAENLLLELSKRTDLDESTMAAVSDIVRDRLGGDAEQDKKTLAAGFDFLKVDPPLDTAQRLHGAGKLQDKVVVKALQAGDHAFVFAALIVRAGVDLALARKIFIEKNPAGIVALIGKAKMPASIIVMVQQQMGRIAPSHIIEPEDDLTFPMSDEDIDWNIEFFSNMAERA
- the yihA gene encoding ribosome biogenesis GTP-binding protein YihA/YsxC; its protein translation is MSPRSYEPSEIEAGRLLFAGEVSFVLGAKEMSQIPTGNVPEIAFAGRSNVGKSSLLNALIGHKKMARTSNTPGRTREVNFFDVSGHLMLADLPGYGYARAAKSEIDGWTRLIEDYLRGRVQLRRCCLLIDARHGLKDSDRTAMKMMDQAAQNYQIVLTKCDKVKPGPLGRLVEATSAELAKHGAAHPDIMRTSSRENAGIPELRAELASLAE
- the argB gene encoding acetylglutamate kinase, yielding MSKTHDENRENNLAKASVLSEALPYMRRFSGRTVVVKFGGNAMGDQQLFDLFARDMVLLRQVGIRPIVVHGGGPQIGAMLEKLQIKSEFVDGLRVTDQATIDVVEMVLSGSINKQIVAAINNAGGTAIGLSGKDGNLIRAERLTRTKRDPDSNIERVIDLGLVGQPKLISPFVLESFEGSDIIPVIAPIGIGPDGETLNINADTAAGAIAAATQASRMYMLTDVAGVLDQDKNLISELKVSEAREAIENGVITGGMIPKIETCIEAIQGGVDGAAIIDGRVAHTVLVELFTAGGAGTLISRG
- a CDS encoding DUF2336 domain-containing protein, with amino-acid sequence MARDDEESVRAVLAEKVAGMASGDAHDNKRLEELAHEAMQLLAKDQTVRVRQILSEALREVADAPADVIRRLAWDVETVVAAPVLRSSPVLNDEDLIEIILAKPSPGTVSAVSLRSGVSGNVSDAIVESEDIEAIAMLLGNPSAQIREETLDRLINDAGKIDLWQMPLAMRPKLPSKAAVKIAQVVAEDVLRRMQARKDLSKEATKAVRDIVLKRLGDGIALLPEDDGKKLYGAGGMQPDDASIFDRATHEWAAGTLDETALVRELTKGDMNFAKAILSVMADVPYRSVRRLEATHNVKGCVALSWGAGLSAKTAEIVQEKLGQVKAEDVLREDGGNYPMTDKDMAWQLELLRKV
- a CDS encoding diguanylate cyclase; translation: MANEASAPAEAARASDSDVKLVAGYPGPALLLDGAGKTLLANAKGTGLEKALAGGAVADIETLVATALESASIANATLAIATSRGELVLDVTAVPILKADGTVDKTLLLARDLTMERNLRTTLVESRQRYKDLVEISSDFSWEVDAQGKLIFVSPQGALGYKPDELVGHEARGFVIDADEYTPFPFTTTRKLENVEMWMINKDGSTACVVVSALPLVKNDDDSETWIGCRGNCRDVTEERESEAALARARHREQLLNYIVSQIRDEIEPHDMLMAAATASARALGAAGSRIFREDVEREAFSVAAEYGNVEGVEELSQKIAGLKAGEVIAVDTANWAALLATTQYRGDVNGALAMWKPKKAGAWDDDHRLMLTDVANQLGIASEQIANHERIVKLSRTDGMTGLLNRRAFYDEELPRRIARLARSGQTASMFYVDMDNFKRVNDVHGHQAGDDAILFLRDMLINFSRPGDLVARLGGDEFGMWLDGIDEETSEKRAGQLIQTSKQMVSMSGDEDHPLGISIGVAFFDPASGESLDDLLARSDAAMYSVKKRSKGGFEMAPPPGTPLELPE
- the yidC gene encoding membrane protein insertase YidC; amino-acid sequence: MNDQKNMILAIALSVAILVLFETFFNTSSVPPQQTAEQQAAQSAPTQGGVPAGPSNDALPQAPAIPGTAPIASTQVLVEQSRKAALENVQRVDIDAPRLHGSISLKGGLIDDLTMIDYRTTIDRESPEIVLLSPRGSVEAYYVGYGWTGAEGQPMPDLDTMWTADADTLSTGNPVTLSWDNGKGLVFKRKISIDENYMFSIEQSIENNTSQALTLYPYGLLSRYGTPKTTGFYILHEGLLGVVDGALKEIDYDDLKDEPAGISAETTGGWIGITDKYWLTTLIPNQKDKVQTRFLHRKEGVVDIYQSDYLGAAVVVPAGGNAASQSNMFAGAKEVTLLDNYAERYNIINFDLAIDFGWFYFLTKPIFLALLWIHGIVGNLGISILLLTVVIKVLFFPLANKSYVSMSKMKKLQPQMVKLRERFAEDKVKLNQEMMGLYKREKVNPASGCLPILLQIPVFFALYKVLFVTIEMRHAPFFGWVHDLSAPDPTNLFTLFDLIQWSPPDFMHLGVWPLIMGASMFIQQRLNPQPADPIQAKIFLFMPLFFMFLLAKFPAGLVIYWAWNNTLSIIQQWIIMRRMGINAKDALN